A genomic stretch from Telopea speciosissima isolate NSW1024214 ecotype Mountain lineage chromosome 7, Tspe_v1, whole genome shotgun sequence includes:
- the LOC122667368 gene encoding thaumatin-like protein 1b — protein MAARGLLTILLALLVSGTHQATFTFKNNCRYTVWPGTLTGAGSTQLSSTGFKLDSGESSSLVAQPPWSGRFWGRTLCSTTTTNSFKCATGDCASGDIACKGAGAIPPAALIEFTLAINGSNDFYDISLVDGFNLPMSVTPQGGNSSCQSTSCPADVNLMCPPELDVKGPNGEIVACKSACEAFADPKYCCTGSYGSPSTCKPTTYSMIFKKLCPQAYSYAYDDKTSTFTCNGANNYLITFCP, from the exons ATGGCTGCAAGAGGACTTCTCACCATTCTCTTGGCCCTCCTCGTTTCAG GTACACACCAAGCCACATTCACATTCAAAAACAATTGTAGATACACAGTCTGGCCAGGGACATTAACAGGAGCTGGTTCAACTCAGCTATCATCAACAGGGTTCAAGCTTGACTCCGGAGAGTCATCATCACTAGTTGCACAACCCCCATGGTCAGGTCGCTTTTGGGGTCGAACACTTTGCTCCACAACTACTACCAATTCCTTCAAGTGTGCAACTGGAGACTGTGCTTCAGGTGACATTGCTTGCAAAGGTGCAGGTGCAATTCCACCAGCCGCCTTAATAGAGTTTACTCTAGCAATCAATGGCAGCAACGATTTCTACGATATTAGCCTCGTCGACGGCTTTAACTTGCCGATGTCGGTGACGCCGCAGGGCGGAAATAGCAGTTGCCAATCCACTAGTTGTCCAGCCGATGTGAATCTTATGTGCCCACCAGAGTTGGATGTTAAGGGACCAAATGGGGAAATAGTGGCATGTAAGAGTGCTTGTGAGGCATTTGCTGACCCTAAGTATTGTTGCACTGGCTCTTATGGATCTCCATCAACTTGCAAACCAACTACTTATTCGATGATCTTCAAGAAACTGTGTCCTCAAGCTTACAGTTATGCTTATGATGATAAGACAAGCACATTTACATGTAATGGTGCCAATAACTACCTTATTACTTTCTGTCCATGA
- the LOC122667366 gene encoding RRP15-like protein → MAEASHLQEKTDGSKKRRAGKSKGRKAKKRVKSFPGTGDRVRVDKKMQKLFRRRAKEYNSDDEDDEQPTSEVGEASNRVLGQKEVLEGNSSGDEEENGPGGSGNEGSEEDDGNRNQPGITKFVEGCRAFKIAFMKITRKNNLPDNPLGPVLSAQKKLVVKKLAEEEAEWKAKGEAKKEKQLVREKGHVKPANFLDSHEKFLLGVATKGVVKLFNAVNKAQHAQKGLNPSRFKDAKALGKRRKDAFFSELRKTASHTTSTKDTEADEAPAWAPLRDEYMLTSSKLKDWDKMPETAIADDTHGFPLDNSSDED, encoded by the exons ATGGCTGAAGCAAGCCATCTGCAAGAAAAAACAGATGGCTCGAAAAAGAGGAGGGCTGGGAAAAGTAAAGGTCGTAAGGCGAAGAAAAGAGTAAAATCGTTTCCAGGTACTGGAGATAGGGTTAGAGTAGACAAGAAAATGCAAAAACTGTTTCGCAGAAGGGCAAAAGAGTATAATTCCGACGACGAGGACGACGAGCAGCCCACCTCGGAAGTGGGAGAAGCAAGTAATAGAGTTCTTGGTCAAAAAGAGGTTTTGGAGGGGAATTCCAgtggagatgaagaagagaatggtCCAGGTGGTAGTGGAAACGAGGGttctgaagaagatgatggaaatAGAAATCAGCCAGGAATTACAAAGTTTGTGGAAGGCTGTAGAGCATTTAAAATAGCCTTTATGAAGATCACTAGGAAGAACAATTTGCCAGATAATCCCCTG GGTCCTGTCCTGTCGGCACAGAAGAAGCTTGTTGTAAAGAAGCTTGCTGAAGAGGAAGCTGAATGGAAGGCTAAAGGGGAAGCCAAGAAGGAGAAACAGTTG GTGCGAGAGAAGGGGCATGTGAAACCTGCTAATTTCTTGGATTCACATGAAAAGTTTCTTCTCGGGGTTGCAACAAAAGGAg TTGTTAAGTTATTCAATGCT GTCAACAAAGCGCAACATGCTCAGAAAGGATTAAATCCTTCAAGATTTAAAGATGCTAAAG CATTGGGAAAGCGAAGGAAAGATGCCTTCTTCTCGGAGCTACGCAAGACAGCATCACACACTACTAGCACTAAG GATACAGAGGCTGATGAAGCACCTGCATGGGCTCCATTGCGTGATGAGTATATGCTAACGAGTTCAAAATTAAAAGACTGGGATAAAATGCCG GAGACAGCCATCGCAGATGACACGCATGGGTTTCCGCTGGATAATTCCTCTGATGAAGATTGA
- the LOC122667369 gene encoding trafficking protein particle complex subunit 1-like yields MQFFGGSEISPSPPAPTGSGNNAHMMYIFNRNGVCLLYREWNRPLRTLNANQDHKLMFGLLFSLKSFTAKMDPTGVEKGNLGVPQLPGQGCSFHSFRSNTYKLSFMESPSGIKIILVTHPKTGDLRDSLKYIYNLYVEYVTKNPLYTPATPIRCELFNASLDQYVKNLA; encoded by the exons ATGCAATTTTTTGGAGGATCAGAGATCAGCCCGTCACCGCCAGCACCAACTGGATCAGGAAACAATGCTCATATGATGTACATTTTCAACAGGAATGGGGTGTGTTTGCTGTACAGGGAATGGAACCGCCCCCTGAGGACCCTAAACGCTAACCAGGACCACAAGCTCATGTTTGGTCTCCTATTTTCCCTCAAATCTTTCACTGCTAAGATGGATCCCACTGG TGTTGAGAAAGGGAATCTTGGGGTGCCTCAATTACCAGGACAAGGTTGTTCTTTTCATAGCTTTCGTTCAAACACATACAAACTAAGTTTTATGGAGAGTCCCTCTGGGATAAAG ATAATCTTGGTTACTCACCCCAAGACTGGTGATCTACGGGATTCCCTGAAGTACATCTACAACTTGTATGTGGAATATGTTACTAAGAATCCACTTTATACTCCAGCAACTCCAATTAG atGCGAGTTATTCAACGCATCTCTTGATCAATATGTGAAGAACCTAGCATAG
- the LOC122670142 gene encoding pentatricopeptide repeat-containing protein At3g14730, whose product MLIMIFILLPSRLVKKAPRLPNFSSSATTIEAAKESPINLSRYITYLQSCAINKNLTKGKEIHSCLVVTGLLCSPFSITSLINMYSKCNQLDDALSIFNGAHDRNIFAWNAIIAGFITNGLSRSAFEFYQRMKLEGVAPDKYTLPCLIKACSDISEVVEVKKIHSGLFKIGLESNDFVSSALINFYLKFNFVQEAQQLFEELTERDVVLWNAMIIGYAQMGEVNLALRVFERMGKEGVVHSNFTLTGILSVFAMIGDVNNGRAVHGYAVKIGCESEVVVANSLIDMYGKCKSISEALRVFEMMLERDVFSWNSIISVHEQYGDHDKTLRLFERMQKAGVRSDTVTIAAVLPACSNLAALMRGREIHGYMIVNGLMKDDYGEDIVDVYVDNAVLDMYVKCGSLRDACMFFDKMRKRDVASWNIMIMGYGLHGFGDEAVNVFLHMGESSVRPDEVSFICVLSACSHAGLVDQGCKILAHMEEDHGVVPTVEHYACVVDMLGRAGRLDEAYELALGMPIEPNPVVWRAFLASCRLHGNTKLAEFALQRLLELEPEHCGSYVLMSNIYGTIGRYEEVSDIRHTMIERNVKKTPGCSWVELKSGVHVFVTVDRTHAECDCIYEELDGLYGHLHEYGYVPDARHM is encoded by the coding sequence ATGCTAATTATGATCTTCATACTCCTTCCCAGCAGGCTAGTTAAGAAAGCTCCTCGCCTACCTAATTTTTCTTCCTCTGCAACCACCATTGAAGCAGCAAAGGAATCTCCCATCAATTTAAGCCGCTACATTACCTACCTCCAATCCTGTGCCATCAACAAGAACCTCactaaaggaaaagaaatccATTCATGTTTGGTTGTCACCGGTTTGCTATGTTCCCCCTTCTCCATCACTAGCTTGATCAACATGTATTCCAAATGCAATCAACTGGATGATGCCCTTTCCATCTTTAATGGAGCCCATGATCGAAATATCTTTGCTTGGAATGCCATCATTGCTGGGTTCATCACTAATGGTCTTTCTCGAAGTGCATTTGAATTTTACCAGAGAATGAAGCTGGAAGGTGTAGCCCCTGACAAGTACACGCTCCCTTGTCTCATCAAGGCTTGTTCTGACATCTCGGAGGTTGTGGAAGTAAAGAAGATCCATTCTGGGTTATTCAAGATTGGTCTGGAAAGTAATGATTTTGTTTCTAGTGCCCTGATCAACTTCTATTTAAAATTTAACTTCGTTCAAGAAGCACAACAACTGTTCGAAGAATTGACTGAAAGAGATGTTGTGTTGTGGAATGCAATGATAATTGGGTATGCTCAGATGGGGGAGGTTAACTTGGCTTTGCGAGTTTTTGAGAGAATGGGGAAAGAAGGGGTTGTCCACAGTAACTTCACACTCACTGGGATCTTATCAGTCTTTGCCATGATTGGTGATGTTAACAATGGGAGAGCTGTTCATGGATATGCAGTGAAAATTGGCTGTGAATCAGAGGTTGTAGTGGCTAACTCATTGATTGACATGTATGGAAAATGCAAGAGTATTTCAGAAGCACTTAGAGTTTTTGAGATGATGCTAGAGAGGGATGTTTTTTCATGGAACTCAATCATTTCGGTTCATGAGCAGTATGGTGATCATGATAAGACACTCAGGCTTTTTGAGAGGATGCAAAAAGCTGGGGTTCGGTCAGATACTGTCACAATTGCTGCTGTCCTTCCTGCGTGCTCCAATTTGGCTGCATTGATGCGTGGTCGGGAGATTCATGGGTACATGATTGTTAATGGGTTGATGAAAGATGACTATGGTGAGGACATTGTTGACGTGTACGTTGACAATGCAGTCCTAGACATGTATGTGAAATGTGGGAGCCTAAGGGATGCTTGCATGTTCTTTgacaagatgaggaagagggaTGTCGCGTCATGGAACATCATGATCATGGGTTATGGCCTGCATGGGTTTGGTGATGAAGCCGTAAATGTGTTCCTGCATATGGGTGAGTCCAGTGTAAGGCCAGATGAAGTCTCCTTCATTTGTGTCCTATCTGCATGCAGTCACGCAGGCCTAGTAGACCAAGGATGCAAAATCCTTGCTCACATGGAGGAGGATCATGGCGTAGTTCCCACTGTTGAGCACTATGCCTGTGTGGTTGACATGTTGGGTCGAGCCGGGCGGCTTGATGAAGCTTACGAGTTGGCCCTGGGGATGCCAATTGAACCCAACCCAGTAGTCTGGAGGGCATTCCTAGCTTCATGTCGGCTCCACGGCAACACAAAACTGGCTGAGTTCGCGTTGCAGCGGTTGTTAGAGCTGGAGCCAGAACACTGTGGGAGCTATGTGTTGATGTCCAACATCTATGGAACCATAGGCCGGTATGAGGAGGTATCAGACATCAGGCACACAAtgatagaaagaaatgttaaGAAGACACCAGGATGCAGCTGGGTTGAGCTGAAGAGTGGTGTGCATGTGTTTGTTACAGTAGATCGAACCCATGCTGAATGTGATTGTATTTATGAGGAATTGGATGGATTGTATGGGCATCTACATGAGTATGGATATGTACCAGATGCTAGGCATATGTAA